The following proteins are co-located in the Triticum aestivum cultivar Chinese Spring chromosome 1A, IWGSC CS RefSeq v2.1, whole genome shotgun sequence genome:
- the LOC123071255 gene encoding treacle protein: protein MASAAPAAAPGRPHPTYTNMITYALAQLGGASARSAIAGFIAARFTGLPVSHDALLSAHLRRLVAEGVLCTSGFSYLFSSHHQPPESNSPDLDSDDQSGSGFHFHLHSSSDDDDDDDDAYTPLLHLHLPLPLPVPVPVLGEKRGRGRPRNSSPANAAGRPRKAAAATPGEPCPAPAKGEPTEHSGAGLGSVLLSGKPKRGRGRPRKLQRVGPSPSTGGGGGGGRIKRGPGRPTKEDQQSQAAAAKHPPTPTASSTSGIAKIKRGPGRPRKEEQQSQAAAAAAQHPPTPTASSTGGIAKIKRGPGRPRKEEQQSQAAAAAAAAQHPPTPTASSTGGIAKIKRGPGRPRKEEQQSQAAAAQHPPTPTASSTGGIIKIKRGRGRPRKEEEQQSQEATMPLPTPPASRGFKVGCGRPMLAPTSHLETHGGPPRNRRPIIIEKLPPAARWSVDAMPSEIKRPRIYRPSAETGDATRAPETVDAASSGIKIEGVQPQVDKPTAPMPAEAGDARSAGIKRGRGRPRKDKPAAAAAAMLAQTEAVDAVSTGMKGALENPISGYVVSTGTKGALEKPSSAGDIVSVVMKRGRGRPRKEQLTFD from the exons ATGGCGTCGGCGGCGCCCGCCGCCGCACCCGGGCGGCCCCACCCGACCTACACCAAC ATGATTACTTACGCGCTCGCCCAGCTGGGAGGCGCCTCCGCCCGCTCCGCCATCGCCGGATTCATCGCCGCACGCTTCACCGGGCTCCCCGTCAGCCACGACGCGCTCCTCTCCGCCCAcctccgccgcctcgtcgccgaggGTGTCCTCTGCACCTCCGGATTCTCCTACTTGTTCTCTTCCCACCACCAGCCACCCGAGAGTAACAGTCCCGATCTCGATTCGGATGATCAATCTGGTTCTGGGTTCCACTTCCACCTCCACAGTAGcagtgacgacgacgacgacgacgatgatgcctACACTCCTCTGCTGCATCTGCATCTGCCTCTGCCTCTGCCTGTGCCTGTGCCTGTGCTGGGAGAGAAGCGGGGCCGGGGGCGACCGCGGAATAGTTCCCCGGCGAATGCTGCCGGCCGTCCTCGCAAGGCTGCTGCTGCAACGCCTGGAGAACCCTGTCCTGCTCCTGCAAAGGGAGAGCCAACAGAGCATTCTGGTGCTGGTTTAGGGTCTGTGCTGCTGTCTGGGAAACCAAAGCGAGGCCGTGGGAGACCAAGGAAGCTACAGCGAGTTGGGCCGTCCCcctcaactggtggtggtggtggtggtggtcgtatcAAGAGAGGGCCTGGGAGGCCGACAAAGGAGGACCAACAATcacaagcagcagcagcaaagCATCCTCCAACTCCAACTGCGTCATCAACCAGTGGCATCGCCAAGATCAAGAGAGGGCCTGGGAGGCCAAGAAAGGAGGAGCAACAATcacaggcagcagcagcagcagcacagcaTCCTCCAACTCCAACTGCGTCGTCAACCGGTGGCATCGCCAAGATCAAGAGAGGGCCTGGGAGGCCAAGAAAGGAGGAGCAACAATcacaggcagcagcagcagcagcagcagcacagcaTCCTCCAACTCCAACTGCGTCGTCAACCGGTGGCATCGCCAAGATCAAGAGAGGGCCTGGGAGGCCAAGAAAGGAGGAGCAACAATCACAAGCAGCAGCAGCACAGCATCCTCCAACTCCAACTGCGTCGTCAACTGGTGGCATCATCAAGATCaagagagggcgtgggaggccgaGAAAGGAGGAGGAGCAACAATCACAGGAAGCAACAATGCCTCTTCCAACTCCACCGGCATCAAGGGGGTTCAAGGTAGGATGTGGGAGACCAATGCTAGCTCCTACATCTCATCTGGAGACACACGGAGGGCCTCCCAGGAATCGGAGGCCAATAATAATAGAGAAGCTGCCACCAGCAGCAAGGTGGTCTGTTGATGCTATGCCGTCAGAAATCAAGAGGCCAAGAATCTACAGACCATCAGCAGAAACTGGAGATGCAACACGTGCTCCTGAAACTGTAGATGCTGCGTCGTCCGGAATCAAGATAGAGGGCGTGCAGCCACAAGTGGACAAGCCAACGGCACCAATGCCTGCTGAAGCTGGGGATGCTCGGTCTGCAGGGATCaagagagggcgtgggaggccAAGAAAAGAcaagccagcagcagcagcagcagcaatgttGGCTCAAACTGAAGCTGTAGATGCTGTGTCAACTGGGATGAAGGGGGCGCTTGAGAATCCAATATCAGGTTATGTCGTGTCAACTGGAACCAAGGGAGCACTTGAGAAGCCATCATCGGCAGGTGATATTGTGTCGGTGGTGATGaagagagggcgtgggaggccAAGGAAAGAGCAACTGACCTTTGATTGA